From the Neoarius graeffei isolate fNeoGra1 chromosome 1, fNeoGra1.pri, whole genome shotgun sequence genome, one window contains:
- the LOC132889713 gene encoding zinc finger protein OZF-like — protein sequence MMPTRDSSHQQKTDILCTVTSEVRMQTALHHCSDCGKSFTYRSMLQRHQRVHTGEKPYACSHCGKGFSQLITLQLHQHIHTGEKPYDCSKCGKRFARLSNFHQHQRIHTGEKPFICVQCGAKFSHKCNLKTHQRIHTGEKPYHCSQCGKSFADISNFLQHQRTHTREESFHCSQCGKHFNLQRHLQQHLHIHTGEKLYPCLQCGKRFNQKRTLSRHQSIHSGEKPYYCSQCGKSFNRESNFQTHQRIHTGEKPYTCSECGKCFNQRSALKAHQRIHTGERPYQCSQCAKSFNKKDTLTHHQRIHTGEKPYQCSQCGRSFSHPSTLQRHQRTHTRDHSLQYGQHGESFVKLNQL from the coding sequence ATGATGCCCACAAGAGACTCCAGTCATCAGCAAAAGACTGATATTCTTTGTACAGTAACCAGTGAGGTACGGATGCAGACTGCCCTTCACCACTGCTCAgactgtgggaagagttttacttatcGGAGTATGCTCCAAAGACACCAGcgcgttcacacaggagagaagccgtacgcTTGCTCCCATTGTGGGAAGGGTTTTTCCCAGCTGATCACTCTCCAActccaccagcacattcacacaggagagaagccatatgacTGCTCAAAGTGTGGAAAGCGTTTTGCTAGGCTAAGTAATTTCCACCAGCATCAAcgaattcacacaggagagaaaccatttATCTGTGTACAGTGTGGGGCAAAATTTTCTCACAAGTGTAATCTCAAAACACACCAACGCatccatacaggagagaagccgtatcactgctcacaatgtggaaagagttttgctGATATTAGTAATTTTCTACAACACCAACGAACCCACACAAGAGAGGAGtcatttcactgctcacagtgtggaaagcatTTTAATTTACAGCGCCATCTCCAGCAACACCTGCACATTCACACGGGAGAAAAACTGTAtccctgtttacagtgtgggaagCGTTTTAATCAAAAGAGGACTCTCTCGCGACACCAAAGTATTCattcaggagagaagccgtattactgctcacagtgtggaaagagtttcaaTCGAGAGAGTAatttccaaacacaccagcgcattcacaccggAGAGAAACCTTATACCTGCTCAGAATGTGGAAAGTGTTTTAATCAACGAAGTGCTCTCAaagcacaccagcgcattcacacaggagaaagGCCGTATCAGTGCTCACAGTGTGCGAAGAGTTTTAATAAAAAGGATACTCTCACAcatcaccagcgcattcacacaggagagaagccatatcagtgTTCACAGTGTGGAAGAAGCTTTAGTCACCCGAGTACTCTCCAAAGACACCAACGCACTCACACAAGAGACCATTCGCTTCAGTATGGACAGCATGgagagagttttgtgaaactcAATCAACTTTAa